A single region of the Pelobates fuscus isolate aPelFus1 chromosome 4, aPelFus1.pri, whole genome shotgun sequence genome encodes:
- the LOC134609268 gene encoding autophagy-related protein 9A-like, translating into MGDQDQYREYHRLEDFEEDSPPGEEDLLVHVPDAVKDSWHHIKNLDNFFTKIYHFHQKNGFACMVLSDFFELIQFLFVVTFTTFLFHCVEYDVLFANKPVNHTHSGAVPDRNKVTLSDAILPAAQCAQRIKVNGWIIFLLVMAAVFWLYRLIKMFCNLLSYWEIRRFYIRALKIPSDELCNSSWQEVQSRLISLQREHPMCVHKKELTELDIYHRILRFKNYMVAMINKNLLPVRFHLPLIGEVTFLSQGLKYNLELLFFWGPGSLFQNKWNLQPKFKRPGQRLELAQELSRTIVLLGLANLFLCPFILVWQILYAFFSYTEVIKREPGSLGARRWSLYGRLYLRHFNELTHELQARLSRGYKPATKYMNSFASPLLAIAAKNLGFFAGSLLAVLIALTVYDEDVLTVQHILTAITVLGVLVTVARSFIPDEHLVWCPEQLLQCVLAHIHYMPDHWQGHAHKSETRNELAQLFQYKAVFILEELLSPIITPFILIFSLRHKSLEIIDFFRNFSVEVVGVGDICSFAQMDIRKHGNPQWMSEGQTQASVYQQAENGKTELSLMHFAITNPHWQPPLESSVFIGHVKEKVQQDAANAPPAHQILCDSPICSSILSDSGTAPDNLLASVLVHPVLTASGLPTKDRRFAQPTTTASAAASVLASLSSSQITGHQGAQVNSSMYQSDRTVLQQSMSNSGLLLQSISRSSLLASEFASAEMSLHAIYMHEVHQNQGSSQRPLGMWQATDLSPHQRHHPSMWSGPRSGYHGLRLGGWEEEGQMQGVEGSNTEQTTATEHSAKSSS; encoded by the exons ATGGGAGATCAGGATCAGTATAGAGAGTACCATCGCCTAGAGGACTTCGAGGAGGACTCTCCGCctggagaggaggatctcctggTCCATGTTCCAGATGCAGTTAAAG ATTCGTGGCATCACATCAAGAACCTGGACAACTTTTTCACTAAG ATCTACCATTTCCATCAGAAGAATGGATTCGCTTGCATGGTTTTATCGGACTTCTTTGAGCTTAT ACAGTTCCTGTTTGTTGTCACCTTCACCACGTTCCTTTTCCACTGTGTGGAATACGATGTTCTCTTTGCCAATAAGCCTGTTAACCACACACACTCTGGTGCCGTGCCTGATCGCAATAAGGTGACTCTGAGTGATGCCATCCTGCCTGCTGCTCAGTGTGCCCAGAG GATCAAGGTGAATGGATGGATTATCTTTCTCCTTGTCATGGCTGCCGTATTCTGGCTTTACCGTCTCATTAAGATGTTCTGTAACCTGCTGAGTTACTGGGAGATCCGCAGATTCTACATCCGAGCCCTGAAGATTCCTTCT GACGAACTGTGTAATTCTAGCTGGCAGGAAGTGCAGAGTCGCCTAATCTCACTACAGCGGGAGCACCCTATGTGTGTGCACAAGAAGGAACTTACAGAGTTGGATATCTACCACCGTATACTACGCTTCAAGAACTATATGGTGGCCATGATCAACAAGAATCTCCTTCCTGTACGCTTCCACCTTCCACTGATAGGGGAGGTCACCTTCCTCAGTCAGGGACTCAAGTACAACCTGGAACTGCTCTTCTTCTGGGGTCCAGGTTCACTGTTTCAGAACAAATGGAACCTTCAGCCGAAGTTTAAGCGCCCTGGACAGAGACTGGAGCTTGCTCAGGAGCTGAGTCGTACCATCGTTCTGCTGGGTCTGGCAAATCTTTTTCTCTGCCCATTCATTCTCGTTTGGCAGATCCTCTATGCCTTCTTTAGCTACACAGAGGTGATCAAACGGGAGCCCGGCAGTTTGGGTGCCAGGCGTTGGTCACTTTATGGTCGTCTGTATCTTCGCCATTTCAACGAACTGACTCATGAGCTTCAGGCGCGGCTAAGTAGAGGATACAAGCCCGCCACCAAATATATGAATTCCTTTGCCTCTCCACTGCTTGCCATTGCTGCAAAGAACCTGGGATTCTTTGCCGGATCCCTATTGGCTGTGCTTATTGCATTGACCGTTTATGATGAAGACGTACTTACTGTTCAGCATATCCTGACCGCTATAACTGTGCTGGGAGTCCTCGTTACCGTGGCTAG GTCGTTCATACCAGATGAACACCTGGTTTGGTGCCCGGAGCAGCTGCTGCAGTGTGTCTTGGCTCACATACACTACATGCCCGACCACTGGCAAGGCCACGCACACAAGTCAGAGACCCGCAACGAGCTTGCGCAGCTTTTCCAGTACAAGGCT GTCTTCATCCTGGAGGAACTGCTCAGTCCAATCATCACCCCTTTCATTCTCATCTTCTCCCTGCGCCACAAGTCCTTGGAGATCATCGATTTCTTCCGCAACTTCTCTGTTGAAGTGGTGGGTGTTGGGGACATTTGCTCTTTTGCTCAAATGGACATTAGGAAGCATGGAAACCCTCAG TGGATGTCCGAAGGGCAGACCCAAGCCTCAGTCTACCAGCAAGCAGAGAATGGGAAGACAGAGCTTTCGCTCATGCATTTTGCCATCACTAACCCCCACTGGCAGCCTCCGTTGGAGAGCTCTGTGTTCATTGGCCATGTAAAGGAAAAGGTTCAGCAGGACGCGGCCAACGCTCCACCAGCACATCAAATTCTGTGTGACTCCCCAATCTGCAGCTCCATCCTTTCTGATTCTGGGACAGCG CCGGATAATTTATTGGCTAGTGTCCTTGTCCACCCGGTCCTAACGGCAAGTGGTTTACCCACCAAAGATCGGAGATTTGCACAGCCAACAACCACGGCATCTGCTGCCGCCAGCGTCCTCGCGTCTCTATCCTCATCTCAGATCACTGGCCATCAGGGAGCGCAGGTGAACAGCTCCATGTATCAGAGCGACCGTACTGTCCTGCAACAAAG cATGTCAAACAGTGGTCTCCTGCTTCAAAGTATCTCGCGCTCGTCTCTGCTGGCGTCAGAATTCGCCTCTGCCGAGATGAGTCTGCATGCTATTTACATGCACGAG GTACACCAGAATCAGGGCTCCTCCCAGCGGCCCCTGGGCATGTGGCAGGCGACTGATCTCTCACCTCATCAGAGACATCACCCCA GCATGTGGTCGGGACCTCGCTCAGGATACCACGGTTTGCGTCTTGGCGGGTGGGAAGAGGAGGGACAGAtgcagggtgtggaagggagtaaCACCGAGCAAACTACGGCCACAGAACACAGCGCGAAAAGCAGCAGCTAA